A section of the Bacillus sp. HSf4 genome encodes:
- a CDS encoding M14 family metallocarboxypeptidase — MAFIKIKPELKQNLSRLSDILNIPEQLLISANLGASVEEFYFPGASLEAGNNTPTAETYEQMKLLVKERGNFDEQWLTETAVYDSTALTNEIEKLTSCFPFITTRVIGRSVLGQPIYELRLGSRDAEKTTHINASFHANEWITTSVLMKWLKEYCLYLCTGRQLFDYSPPALFCQTKLSIVPLVNPDGVDLVLNGPESLGIESGALDDINEHQPDFKEWKANINGVDLNNQFPSFWEIEKQRKPPKGPSYRDYPGDAPLTEPEAVAMRDLIASRPPDRLVALHTQGEEIYWGYKGFEPSESFSVIQTFERLSGYQGVRYIDSYAGFRDWFIHFYQKEGYTVELGKGKNPLPLKQFDDIYCKSRGILWASCFFES, encoded by the coding sequence ATGGCATTTATCAAAATCAAACCGGAGTTAAAACAAAACTTGTCAAGGCTGTCTGACATCCTGAACATACCCGAACAACTTTTAATCAGCGCAAACCTTGGCGCTTCTGTAGAAGAATTTTATTTTCCGGGAGCATCTTTAGAAGCAGGAAATAACACCCCAACAGCAGAAACATATGAACAGATGAAATTATTGGTAAAGGAACGGGGAAACTTCGATGAACAATGGCTGACAGAAACGGCCGTGTATGATTCAACAGCGCTGACAAACGAAATCGAAAAGCTGACGTCTTGCTTCCCGTTTATCACAACCCGCGTGATTGGCCGCTCCGTGCTGGGGCAGCCGATTTATGAACTGCGCCTCGGATCCCGGGATGCAGAAAAAACGACTCATATCAATGCTTCATTCCATGCCAACGAATGGATTACCACCTCTGTGCTGATGAAATGGCTTAAAGAATATTGCCTTTATTTATGTACCGGCCGCCAACTGTTTGATTACTCACCACCGGCGCTTTTTTGCCAGACTAAGCTTTCAATCGTGCCGCTCGTGAATCCCGACGGAGTTGATCTGGTGTTGAACGGTCCCGAGTCTCTGGGAATAGAGTCAGGCGCACTTGATGACATAAATGAGCATCAGCCCGATTTTAAGGAATGGAAAGCCAATATCAACGGGGTCGATTTAAATAATCAGTTTCCGTCTTTTTGGGAAATCGAGAAACAGCGCAAGCCTCCTAAAGGACCGTCGTACAGAGACTATCCCGGTGATGCGCCGCTGACCGAGCCGGAGGCGGTCGCCATGAGGGATTTAATCGCCAGCCGGCCGCCTGATCGTCTTGTGGCGCTTCATACGCAGGGTGAAGAAATTTATTGGGGATATAAAGGCTTTGAGCCTTCTGAATCTTTCAGTGTCATCCAAACGTTTGAGCGTCTCAGCGGATATCAAGGAGTCAGATATATTGACAGCTATGCGGGTTTCAGGGATTGGTTCATTCATTTTTATCAAAAAGAAGGGTATACAGTTGAACTCGGCAAAGGGAAAAATCCTTTACCGTTGAAACAATTTGACGATATATATTGTAAAAGCAGAGGAATCTTGTGGGCATCCTGTTTTTTTGAGAGCTGA
- the comGD gene encoding competence type IV pilus minor pilin ComGD, protein MEMDEKGFTLLESLTVLMISSLMMVILFAGLPPIYEKKAVQNFVSQLEEDLLYAQQTALAQNTKVKVQFDFDHFKYVILPADKRSDPYLTRTYDRKISIKKSTLKRQLTYSPNGAPNQGGKMVIETGDAYFELTIYLGSGKINVQTK, encoded by the coding sequence ATGGAGATGGATGAAAAAGGGTTTACTCTTTTAGAAAGCTTAACGGTTTTGATGATCAGTTCACTGATGATGGTCATTTTATTTGCCGGACTGCCTCCCATTTATGAAAAAAAAGCCGTTCAGAACTTCGTTTCCCAGCTTGAGGAGGATTTGCTTTATGCGCAGCAGACAGCGCTCGCACAAAATACGAAGGTAAAGGTGCAGTTTGATTTTGACCATTTCAAATACGTTATTCTGCCTGCTGATAAACGTTCTGACCCTTATCTGACAAGAACCTATGATCGTAAAATCTCCATCAAAAAATCGACGCTGAAACGGCAGCTAACCTACAGTCCAAACGGAGCCCCGAATCAAGGAGGGAAAATGGTGATTGAAACAGGTGATGCTTATTTTGAATTGACGATTTATTTAGGAAGCGGCAAAATCAATGTTCAAACGAAATAA
- the comGB gene encoding competence type IV pilus assembly protein ComGB, whose translation MSRNKGKWPVREQAELLEKLGEMIVNGYTLLDALSMLALQLNQHQRADISFGIRKLTEGHPVFQVLNMMSFHQDAVSIVYFAEQHGNLPFAFCQSGELLHRKIGQAEKIKKAAKYPLFLILTVCLISYILKSAILPQFSAIYDSMNIERTFLTSFIFLFFDSFTWLFILMLLLVAVLAVYYVCSFRHKPPEARMLLFIKIPLLGRILKLFNSYFFSLQLSNLLKSGLSIYESLKAFESQPFLPFYQHEAKCLIKRLKQGEAIDEMIAGRPYYEKDLSKAIVHGQLNGHLHRELYSYSQFLLDRLEKKAAKWTGMIQPMIYGLTALMILILYLSMLLPMYQMMNQL comes from the coding sequence ATGAGTCGGAATAAAGGCAAATGGCCTGTGCGGGAACAGGCGGAGCTTCTTGAAAAGCTCGGCGAGATGATAGTAAACGGCTATACGCTGCTGGACGCTTTAAGCATGCTGGCGCTGCAATTGAACCAACATCAAAGAGCGGACATCTCGTTTGGAATACGGAAGCTTACTGAAGGACACCCTGTTTTTCAAGTTTTGAATATGATGTCATTTCATCAAGACGCCGTCAGCATTGTCTATTTTGCCGAGCAGCATGGGAATTTGCCCTTCGCTTTCTGCCAAAGCGGAGAGCTGCTTCACCGTAAAATCGGCCAGGCCGAAAAAATCAAGAAAGCCGCAAAGTATCCTTTATTCTTAATTTTGACGGTCTGTCTCATCTCTTATATTTTAAAATCGGCCATTCTGCCGCAATTCTCAGCGATCTACGATTCGATGAATATCGAGAGAACTTTTTTGACTTCCTTCATATTTTTGTTTTTTGACAGTTTCACATGGCTGTTCATCCTCATGCTGCTGTTGGTCGCAGTTTTAGCTGTGTACTATGTTTGCAGCTTCCGGCATAAGCCTCCTGAAGCCCGAATGCTTCTTTTCATCAAAATTCCTCTGCTTGGCAGAATCCTCAAATTATTTAACAGCTATTTTTTTTCACTTCAGCTGAGCAACCTTTTAAAATCCGGTTTGTCTATATACGAAAGTCTAAAAGCATTTGAGAGCCAGCCTTTTTTGCCGTTTTATCAGCACGAGGCCAAGTGTTTGATCAAGAGGCTGAAACAAGGGGAAGCGATCGATGAAATGATAGCCGGACGCCCCTATTATGAAAAAGATTTGTCCAAAGCGATTGTTCACGGCCAGTTAAACGGTCATCTTCACAGAGAACTATATTCGTACAGCCAATTTCTGCTCGATCGTCTCGAAAAGAAAGCGGCAAAGTGGACAGGCATGATCCAGCCAATGATTTACGGACTGACCGCGCTGATGATACTCATTCTTTATCTGTCTATGCTTTTGCCAATGTATCAAATGATGAATCAGCTATAA
- the comGE gene encoding competence type IV pilus minor pilin ComGE: MFKRNKGFTTLEAVSAFSIWTMITVSFIPMFHQIALHRDMIEKEEEAYRILDEKISRYMLTGRFQPRETEVYQGTRFNIDWKEKGDDYKVCISIEPGKKEKHCFTILQTKGLYPS, from the coding sequence ATGTTCAAACGAAATAAAGGTTTTACAACGCTTGAGGCCGTCTCCGCTTTCAGTATTTGGACGATGATCACCGTCTCGTTTATCCCAATGTTTCATCAGATTGCATTACATCGGGACATGATAGAAAAAGAAGAGGAGGCGTATCGCATACTCGATGAAAAGATCAGCCGCTACATGCTGACAGGCCGGTTTCAGCCGCGGGAAACCGAGGTGTATCAGGGGACCCGTTTTAATATTGATTGGAAGGAGAAAGGGGATGACTATAAAGTCTGTATTTCCATCGAACCTGGAAAAAAGGAAAAACACTGCTTCACCATTTTACAGACAAAAGGGCTTTACCCTTCTTAA
- a CDS encoding STAS domain-containing protein has product MDSTNSALYHYLMKQADQIADEWMAQIPSEKDNTGAEFQYFVHAVSNVLTEEKTEKYWEKAGICLKQMARDRAARQMPVMESVKGFKIFRCILMDKIQAFSNDHDCSKKHLFAWNRRLHSLMDEIIEHFLSEYDQATASCLKAQKEMIHELSAPVIPISAQIGILPLIGEIDTHRAKVIIESALSQCTALHLSHLFIDISGVPVVDTMVAYQLFKVVDSTKLLGIETIISGIRPEIAQTVVKLGIDFSHIKTEQSLAKALGKKGFCIREEHGLQENKAGSDLM; this is encoded by the coding sequence ATGGATAGCACGAATTCCGCTCTTTATCATTATTTGATGAAACAAGCGGATCAAATCGCTGATGAATGGATGGCTCAAATTCCTTCGGAAAAAGACAACACCGGGGCAGAATTTCAATATTTTGTACACGCGGTCTCGAATGTGCTAACAGAGGAAAAGACGGAGAAATATTGGGAAAAAGCCGGCATTTGTCTGAAACAAATGGCCAGGGACAGAGCCGCAAGGCAAATGCCTGTTATGGAAAGCGTAAAGGGATTTAAAATCTTCCGCTGTATTTTAATGGATAAGATCCAAGCGTTTTCAAATGATCATGACTGTTCAAAAAAACATCTATTTGCTTGGAACAGACGGCTTCACTCGCTGATGGATGAAATCATTGAACATTTTCTTTCTGAATATGATCAGGCGACAGCAAGCTGTTTGAAAGCGCAAAAAGAGATGATTCATGAATTGAGCGCTCCGGTTATTCCGATCTCAGCGCAAATCGGCATTTTACCGCTCATTGGAGAAATCGATACACATCGGGCAAAAGTGATTATTGAATCGGCACTCAGCCAATGTACAGCACTTCACCTGTCCCATCTGTTTATCGACATTTCAGGTGTGCCGGTCGTCGATACAATGGTTGCTTATCAATTGTTCAAGGTCGTTGACAGTACAAAACTTTTGGGGATTGAAACGATTATTTCGGGAATTCGCCCGGAAATCGCCCAGACGGTCGTGAAGCTCGGCATCGACTTTTCTCATATTAAAACAGAGCAAAGTTTGGCTAAAGCTCTTGGAAAAAAAGGCTTTTGCATCAGGGAAGAACACGGCTTGCAGGAAAATAAAGCCGGCAGCGACCTAATGTAG
- the comGC gene encoding competence type IV pilus major pilin ComGC produces the protein MNEKGFTLIEMLVVMLVVSILLLITIPNVTKHNQSIQKKGCEGLKNMIQAQITAYQMDHDGKTPSLSELESEGYVKKNVRCPNGKAIVISNGKVQSD, from the coding sequence TTGAATGAAAAGGGATTTACTTTGATCGAAATGCTCGTCGTCATGCTCGTTGTATCCATTCTGCTTTTGATCACAATCCCCAATGTCACAAAACATAATCAAAGCATCCAAAAGAAGGGCTGTGAAGGGCTGAAAAATATGATTCAAGCGCAAATCACAGCTTACCAGATGGACCATGACGGCAAGACGCCAAGCTTGAGCGAGCTTGAATCAGAAGGATATGTTAAAAAGAATGTAAGATGTCCAAACGGGAAGGCGATTGTAATTTCCAACGGCAAGGTGCAGTCTGATTAA
- a CDS encoding DUF2626 domain-containing protein produces MNRMFRVLGFWTGIFAVMFYLGDMKDASLLFFGQTVFFVFLSYLNLTERMYIYIFGAYLTIFFAAFTYYSVFIMVPGQGGH; encoded by the coding sequence ATGAATCGCATGTTCCGCGTATTAGGTTTCTGGACAGGTATCTTTGCGGTCATGTTTTATTTAGGAGATATGAAAGATGCGTCACTGCTGTTTTTCGGTCAAACGGTTTTCTTCGTCTTCTTATCGTACCTTAACTTGACCGAACGAATGTATATTTATATTTTCGGGGCATACTTGACGATCTTTTTTGCCGCTTTTACATACTATTCTGTTTTTATCATGGTTCCCGGTCAGGGGGGCCATTAA
- a CDS encoding MTH1187 family thiamine-binding protein has product MAIADVTIIPIGTETPSVSEYVAEIQTILEGFQKEGKIKYQLTPMNTLIEGELSALFEVIQTIHEAPFQKGIHRVATNIRIDDRRDKKTTMEGKLSSVQNRLK; this is encoded by the coding sequence GTGGCAATAGCAGATGTAACCATTATACCGATCGGAACGGAAACGCCGAGCGTAAGCGAGTATGTGGCAGAGATTCAGACGATTTTAGAGGGATTTCAAAAAGAAGGAAAAATCAAATATCAGCTGACACCGATGAATACGTTAATCGAAGGGGAACTAAGCGCTTTGTTCGAGGTGATTCAAACCATTCATGAAGCGCCGTTTCAAAAAGGCATACACAGAGTGGCGACAAACATCAGGATTGATGACCGGCGCGATAAGAAAACGACAATGGAAGGGAAGCTGTCAAGCGTACAAAATCGCTTAAAATGA
- a CDS encoding Spx/MgsR family RNA polymerase-binding regulatory protein, translating into MGDLIFYSYPSCTSCRKTKHWLKANQIDFKERHLFKETPNQEELKEILALTTEGIDEILATRSQAFKELNLNIEELTVSEVLELLIQKPKLLRRPIIVNGEKLVVGYNPSELLKLKKNTLHRSVS; encoded by the coding sequence ATGGGAGACTTGATCTTTTATTCATACCCGAGCTGCACATCATGCAGAAAAACAAAACATTGGCTGAAAGCCAATCAGATTGATTTTAAGGAGCGTCATTTATTCAAAGAGACGCCCAATCAAGAAGAACTGAAAGAGATTCTGGCTCTGACGACCGAAGGCATTGATGAAATACTGGCAACAAGAAGCCAGGCGTTTAAAGAGCTCAACCTGAATATTGAAGAATTAACAGTCAGCGAAGTATTGGAGCTGTTAATTCAAAAACCGAAACTGTTGAGACGTCCAATTATCGTCAATGGAGAAAAGCTTGTTGTCGGATATAATCCCAGCGAACTTTTGAAATTAAAGAAAAACACGCTGCATCGATCAGTATCCTGA
- a CDS encoding putative holin-like toxin has product MATFHAIYLMIAFGTFILALLSYINKK; this is encoded by the coding sequence ATGGCAACTTTTCATGCGATTTATTTAATGATCGCTTTTGGCACGTTTATTCTTGCCTTGTTGTCGTATATAAACAAGAAATAG
- a CDS encoding iron-hydroxamate ABC transporter substrate-binding protein — protein MTFKCKKIGAALFALLMIAALAACGNQSENKGSSSDAKQEETITYKAENGTVKIPKHPKRVVVMADDYYGYFKTLGINVVGAPDRVFENPYFKGKTDGVTNIGDGVSAEKIIKLKPDLIVVWTTQDADIEKLEKIAPTVALKYGKDSLEQLKDFAKMTDTEDKAEKWLAEWDKKVSAAKAKVQKAIGNKTVSIMQTNGKEIYVYGDKFGRGGRIVYHDLGLNATKLTKEKTIKEGPGYTSISLEKLPDFAGDYIFIGPWQSGGEDGGVFDTSIWKNLDAVKHDHVYQIDPVAFYFSDPISLEGQLKFITESLTK, from the coding sequence ATGACGTTTAAGTGCAAGAAAATCGGAGCTGCATTGTTTGCCTTACTCATGATTGCGGCTTTGGCGGCATGCGGAAATCAATCAGAGAATAAAGGATCTTCTTCTGATGCAAAGCAGGAAGAGACCATTACATACAAGGCTGAAAACGGAACGGTTAAAATCCCTAAGCATCCGAAAAGAGTAGTTGTCATGGCTGACGACTATTACGGATATTTCAAGACGCTTGGGATCAACGTGGTCGGGGCGCCTGACAGGGTATTTGAAAACCCGTACTTCAAAGGGAAAACCGATGGCGTGACAAACATAGGAGACGGTGTTTCCGCTGAAAAAATCATTAAATTAAAGCCGGACCTGATTGTGGTTTGGACGACGCAGGATGCAGATATTGAAAAGCTGGAAAAAATCGCCCCGACGGTTGCCTTGAAATACGGCAAGGACAGCCTCGAACAGCTGAAGGATTTCGCTAAAATGACCGATACGGAAGATAAAGCGGAAAAATGGCTGGCTGAGTGGGACAAGAAGGTTTCCGCGGCAAAAGCAAAAGTTCAAAAAGCCATCGGCAACAAAACGGTTTCCATTATGCAAACGAATGGCAAAGAGATCTATGTGTACGGCGATAAATTCGGAAGAGGCGGAAGGATCGTCTATCATGACCTCGGATTGAATGCAACAAAGCTGACGAAAGAAAAAACAATCAAAGAAGGTCCGGGATATACGAGCATTTCCCTTGAAAAGCTGCCTGATTTCGCCGGAGACTATATTTTTATCGGGCCATGGCAGTCAGGCGGTGAAGACGGCGGTGTATTTGATACTTCCATCTGGAAAAATCTCGACGCCGTCAAGCATGATCATGTGTATCAAATCGATCCGGTGGCTTTCTATTTTTCTGATCCGATCTCATTGGAAGGCCAGCTGAAGTTTATCACTGAAAGTTTAACAAAGTAG
- a CDS encoding YqzE family protein yields the protein MKTNDYVKYMTEQLVKYMDTPKNERKQMKERRRESKPSSRIYRWFGILPVGCAMLFKRRDK from the coding sequence ATGAAAACGAACGATTATGTAAAATATATGACAGAACAGCTTGTGAAGTATATGGACACGCCAAAGAACGAAAGAAAACAGATGAAAGAGAGGCGCAGGGAGAGCAAACCTTCGTCAAGAATTTACCGCTGGTTTGGCATATTGCCGGTCGGCTGTGCCATGTTG
- the comGF gene encoding competence type IV pilus minor pilin ComGF, giving the protein MTIKSVFPSNLEKRKNTASPFYRQKGFTLLNVLFSFTVYLFIAGTMASIFQLFLSPARQGDLNLQEWTITAEQLVKECRAAVDVKVKSGRQALEMINSLGRTVRYEQYQTIIRKRVDSKGHVPILQNVKQITFQVQDHQLNLEVTSLSGKAYHTACPIYHSA; this is encoded by the coding sequence ATGACTATAAAGTCTGTATTTCCATCGAACCTGGAAAAAAGGAAAAACACTGCTTCACCATTTTACAGACAAAAGGGCTTTACCCTTCTTAATGTTTTATTCTCATTTACGGTTTACCTGTTTATAGCCGGAACAATGGCATCCATTTTTCAGCTGTTTTTATCTCCCGCAAGACAAGGAGATCTCAATTTGCAAGAGTGGACCATTACAGCCGAGCAGCTTGTAAAAGAGTGCAGGGCTGCCGTTGATGTCAAAGTGAAAAGCGGTCGTCAAGCATTGGAGATGATCAACTCACTGGGACGGACGGTCCGCTACGAACAATATCAAACAATCATCCGCAAAAGGGTCGATTCAAAAGGCCACGTGCCGATTTTACAAAATGTCAAACAGATCACATTTCAGGTTCAAGATCATCAATTGAACCTTGAAGTGACAAGTCTGAGCGGCAAGGCATATCATACAGCATGTCCGATCTATCATTCAGCTTAG
- a CDS encoding DUF2759 domain-containing protein: MLLVIIFGLVTILSALGVLRSLKQINVLGILFGGAAFLVFGWFTVMTIINSGYPTVH; encoded by the coding sequence ATGTTGCTCGTGATCATATTCGGTCTTGTCACGATATTATCAGCTCTGGGTGTTCTTCGTTCGCTTAAACAAATCAATGTGCTCGGCATTTTGTTCGGCGGAGCTGCTTTTTTAGTCTTCGGCTGGTTTACGGTCATGACGATTATAAACAGCGGATATCCGACGGTACACTAA
- the comGA gene encoding competence type IV pilus ATPase ComGA produces MQTTESFSGKLFEEAFMMKASDIHIVPGEKDALIRFRIDGELFRKHRLTKNECSRLISHFKFLSSMDIGERRQPQSGSLTLHMKGEPVHLRMSTLPTINEESLVIRVLPQTSKQPLKKLSLFPSATFKLLSFLKHAHGLMIFTGPTGSGKSTTLYSLIEYAKRHFNRNIITLEDPVESRSENILQVQVNEKAGMSYSAGLKAVLRHDPDMIILGEIRDAETAETAVRAALTGHLVLTSMHAKNAKGAIYRLLEFGIDITEIEQTLIAVSAQRLVGLVCPFCGDRCSLFCRLSRPVRRASIFELLYGKRLHQCVKEAKGEYAVVRDETLGMLIRKGIALGYLPAEAYERWVDHESE; encoded by the coding sequence TTGCAGACGACTGAATCATTTAGCGGGAAATTATTCGAAGAGGCATTCATGATGAAAGCTTCGGATATCCATATTGTTCCGGGAGAAAAAGACGCGCTGATACGCTTCAGAATTGATGGTGAGCTGTTTAGAAAGCATCGATTAACGAAAAATGAATGCTCGAGGCTTATTTCTCATTTTAAATTTTTGTCTTCCATGGATATCGGTGAACGCAGGCAGCCGCAAAGCGGGTCCTTGACCTTGCACATGAAGGGGGAGCCCGTTCATTTAAGAATGTCCACATTGCCAACCATAAATGAAGAAAGCCTGGTGATCCGCGTTTTGCCGCAGACAAGCAAACAGCCGCTCAAAAAGCTTTCTTTGTTTCCAAGCGCAACATTCAAGCTCCTGTCTTTCCTGAAACATGCTCACGGTTTAATGATCTTTACCGGTCCGACCGGATCAGGCAAGTCGACAACACTTTATTCGCTGATCGAATATGCCAAACGCCACTTTAACCGCAACATTATTACATTGGAGGATCCGGTTGAATCGAGAAGCGAAAATATTTTGCAAGTACAGGTGAATGAAAAAGCGGGAATGTCGTATTCGGCCGGTTTAAAGGCGGTTCTCCGCCATGATCCGGACATGATCATACTGGGGGAAATCCGTGATGCCGAAACAGCCGAAACCGCAGTCAGAGCTGCGCTGACAGGACATCTCGTCCTCACGAGCATGCATGCGAAAAATGCAAAGGGAGCGATTTACAGGCTTCTTGAGTTTGGTATTGACATAACAGAAATTGAACAGACGCTCATCGCAGTAAGCGCTCAGCGCCTGGTAGGGCTTGTCTGCCCGTTTTGCGGCGACAGATGCTCTTTGTTTTGCCGATTGTCCAGGCCTGTGAGAAGAGCAAGCATTTTTGAGCTGCTTTATGGGAAAAGGCTTCACCAATGTGTAAAAGAAGCAAAAGGTGAATATGCCGTTGTCCGCGATGAAACTTTAGGCATGCTGATTCGAAAAGGAATTGCGCTCGGCTATCTGCCGGCGGAAGCCTATGAGCGCTGGGTTGATCATGAGTCGGAATAA
- a CDS encoding MBL fold metallo-hydrolase — MKWRRMPLGPIQTNAYILAKEDGACLIFDPGSEAGKLNEYIKEKGLKPLAVLLTHAHFDHIGAVDKVRKEWDIPVYVHQNEAEWLQDPSLNGSALLTGQTITAEKADHLIEEEQVLEIGPFQLRVFFTPGHSPGSVSYYVEEEQLIISGDVLFRGGIGRTDLPGGNHEVLIKSIHQKLLTLPEETLVLSGHGPETDIATEQEQNPFINGFTI, encoded by the coding sequence ATGAAGTGGAGAAGAATGCCTTTAGGCCCTATTCAAACAAACGCATATATCTTAGCAAAAGAAGACGGCGCATGCCTGATCTTTGATCCCGGAAGCGAAGCCGGAAAACTAAACGAATACATAAAAGAAAAAGGGCTTAAACCGCTTGCCGTCTTACTGACGCATGCCCATTTCGACCATATCGGCGCGGTGGACAAGGTAAGAAAAGAATGGGACATTCCTGTATATGTACATCAAAATGAAGCAGAGTGGCTGCAAGATCCATCATTAAACGGATCAGCTCTGTTAACCGGACAGACGATTACAGCTGAAAAAGCCGACCATCTGATCGAAGAAGAGCAGGTGCTTGAAATCGGTCCGTTTCAGCTGCGTGTTTTCTTCACCCCGGGACATTCCCCTGGAAGTGTTTCCTATTATGTGGAAGAAGAACAACTCATCATCTCGGGAGATGTTTTGTTCCGAGGAGGCATCGGCCGTACAGATCTGCCGGGAGGGAACCATGAAGTTTTAATTAAAAGCATTCATCAAAAGCTTCTTACCCTTCCTGAAGAGACGCTGGTGTTAAGCGGCCACGGCCCTGAAACAGATATAGCGACAGAACAGGAACAAAATCCGTTCATTAACGGGTTTACGATTTAA
- the comGG gene encoding competence type IV pilus minor pilin ComGG: MNNSNGFIYPASVFMAVICMLCAVHSAVSLITRSDFAEQTKEFYTQQNLLQNGILHAVRNIREETDGEVETAYGLATYTVTQADQQMKRVKITARTAEGAVKHAEFLFRFKENNILQWKEY; this comes from the coding sequence GTGAACAATTCAAATGGGTTCATTTATCCCGCATCTGTTTTTATGGCTGTGATCTGCATGCTTTGCGCTGTCCATTCGGCTGTTTCATTGATCACCAGGTCTGACTTTGCAGAACAGACAAAAGAATTTTATACTCAGCAAAACCTTCTCCAAAACGGCATACTGCACGCTGTTCGGAACATTCGCGAAGAGACGGATGGAGAGGTTGAAACGGCTTATGGACTTGCGACATATACTGTTACCCAAGCTGATCAACAGATGAAGCGTGTGAAGATCACGGCCAGGACAGCGGAGGGAGCGGTGAAACATGCCGAATTTCTGTTTCGTTTCAAGGAAAATAACATCCTTCAATGGAAGGAGTATTAG